A portion of the Hylaeus volcanicus isolate JK05 unplaced genomic scaffold, UHH_iyHylVolc1.0_haploid 12237, whole genome shotgun sequence genome contains these proteins:
- the LOC128884388 gene encoding uncharacterized protein LOC128884388 isoform X1 — protein MEKNTGTSIVSTFVHLLSEHLQRFTLSQLKNIKEIQINRKGQLSNIFIQEYFRSVVDQVIKFIHILLPYGIESVKNFLLPPQQFKKDNLNFLFSLPVYEAYKNFILGQESEGSIKKHQKELTMQEELELFGLLPSNFFFHRFDALSAISGQKSFDESLFGCIIVYHQFDLSLLWNSLEDVHLMQTCYLTFSNNCSAYTGSVDEDKVTSAETHHIQFSQKVRLVLEICLTLCHKIQIIMKVPSCADVYTKMVFRPLVEKVWNLLRSAWNEIESFLLDLKKCCFILETFQIILNCIEDCVSFPPCIYLNNELKEWKRILYRAYNIFAESILEATGLPNLQDTLKCLEYCQGTDQVVELNDLSWFPSYMKEITKYLKFEPGRSHFLNIIAEAFCKKTVEMVLCPSPLLYLNSRKCLAYFCQKVMETFILKCESQQYFQKIQDIITLLEVSNNEARQFIQEIEQENKKKEVNHSEVSDNDNDVPTMRPFLGVQLVMKAEKLIKESTRQMLSTTKFNNPHASNSSTLLCSTASSQISQFFFINKIKTLSDDECYIVLKRRREFAFSMSIGFSSN, from the exons ATGGAAAAAAACACTGGTACCTCCATTGTTAGTACATTTGTGCATTTATTGAGTGAGCATCTTCAACGGTTCACTTTAagtcaattgaaaaatataaaggaaattcaaataaatagaaaGGGACAActgtcaaatattttcatacaagAATATTTCAGAAGCGTTGTTGATCAAGTGatcaaatttatacatattttgttaCCGTATGGCATAGAGTCTGTAAAAAACTTTTTGTTGCCCCCTcaacagtttaaaaaagataatttgAACTTCTTGTTTTCCTTACCGGTATATGAAgcgtataaaaattttatattaggaCAAGAAAGTGAAGGTTCGATAAAAAAACACCAAAAAGAATTGACTATGCAAGAAGAATTAGAACTTTTTGGTTTATTACCttccaattttttctttcatcgttTTGATGCATTGTCTGCAATATCCGGTCAAAAAAGCTTCGATGAGTCTTTGTTCGGGTGTATCATAGTATACCATCAATTTGATTTATCACTATTATGGAATTCATTAGAAGATGTACACTTAATGCAGACGtgttatttaacattttcaaataattgttcagCATACACGGGATCAGTTGATGAAGACAAGGTAACAAGTGCCGAAACGCACCATATCCAATtcag CCAAAAAGTTCGTCTAGTGCTAGAAATATGCCTTACATTGTGTCATAAGattcaaattattatgaaagtaCCGTCTTGCGCCGATGTGTATACAA AAATGGTATTTCGACCGTTGGTTGAAAAAGTCTGGAATTTGCTTAGAAGTGCATGGAATGAAATAGAAAGTTTTTTGCTTGAT TTAAAGAAATGTTGCTTCATATTAGAGACGTTTCAAATAATCTTAAATTGTATAGAAGACTGTGTATCGTTTCCtccttgtatttatttaaacaat GAACTGAAAGAAtggaaacgaattttatatcgagcttacaatatttttgcgGAATCGATCCTTGAGGCAACCGGCTTACCA AATCTTCAAGATACATTAAAATGTCTTGAGTATTGTCAAGGAACGGATCAAGTTGTGGAGTTAAATGATTTATCATGGTTTCCCTCTTACATGAAAG agataacaaagtatttgaaatttgaaccTGGCCGTTCGCATTTTCTAAACATAATTGCCGAAGCGTTTTGTAAGAAAACTGTAGAAATGGTTTTATGCCCAAGtccattactttatttaaacagCAGGAAATGTTTAGCTTATTTTTG tCAAAAAGTTATGGAAACGTTTATCTTGAAATGTGAGTCACAACAgtactttcaaaaaatacag gatataataacattattagAGGTATCTAACAACGAAGCACGTCAGTTTATTCAAGAAAtagaacaagaaaataaaaaaaaagaggtcAACCACTCAGAAGTTTCAGATAATGACAATg ATGTGCCAACAATGCGGCCTTTTTTGGGAGTTCAATT AGTTATGAAAGCAGAGAAACTTATTAAAGAATCGACACGTCAAATGCTTTCTACTACAAAATTTAACAATCCACATGCAAGTAACTCCAGTACTCTACTTTGTTCTACAGCATCCTCCCAAatatctcaatttttttttattaacaaa ATCAAAACGTTATCAGACGACGAATGCTATATAGTATTAAAACGAAGACGAGAATTCGCGTTTTCTATGTCCATTGgtttttcttcaaattga
- the LOC128884388 gene encoding uncharacterized protein LOC128884388 isoform X2, producing the protein MKVPSCADVYTKMVFRPLVEKVWNLLRSAWNEIESFLLDLKKCCFILETFQIILNCIEDCVSFPPCIYLNNELKEWKRILYRAYNIFAESILEATGLPNLQDTLKCLEYCQGTDQVVELNDLSWFPSYMKEITKYLKFEPGRSHFLNIIAEAFCKKTVEMVLCPSPLLYLNSRKCLAYFCQKVMETFILKCESQQYFQKIQDIITLLEVSNNEARQFIQEIEQENKKKEVNHSEVSDNDNDVPTMRPFLGVQLVMKAEKLIKESTRQMLSTTKFNNPHASNSSTLLCSTASSQISQFFFINKIKTLSDDECYIVLKRRREFAFSMSIGFSSN; encoded by the exons atgaaagtaCCGTCTTGCGCCGATGTGTATACAA AAATGGTATTTCGACCGTTGGTTGAAAAAGTCTGGAATTTGCTTAGAAGTGCATGGAATGAAATAGAAAGTTTTTTGCTTGAT TTAAAGAAATGTTGCTTCATATTAGAGACGTTTCAAATAATCTTAAATTGTATAGAAGACTGTGTATCGTTTCCtccttgtatttatttaaacaat GAACTGAAAGAAtggaaacgaattttatatcgagcttacaatatttttgcgGAATCGATCCTTGAGGCAACCGGCTTACCA AATCTTCAAGATACATTAAAATGTCTTGAGTATTGTCAAGGAACGGATCAAGTTGTGGAGTTAAATGATTTATCATGGTTTCCCTCTTACATGAAAG agataacaaagtatttgaaatttgaaccTGGCCGTTCGCATTTTCTAAACATAATTGCCGAAGCGTTTTGTAAGAAAACTGTAGAAATGGTTTTATGCCCAAGtccattactttatttaaacagCAGGAAATGTTTAGCTTATTTTTG tCAAAAAGTTATGGAAACGTTTATCTTGAAATGTGAGTCACAACAgtactttcaaaaaatacag gatataataacattattagAGGTATCTAACAACGAAGCACGTCAGTTTATTCAAGAAAtagaacaagaaaataaaaaaaaagaggtcAACCACTCAGAAGTTTCAGATAATGACAATg ATGTGCCAACAATGCGGCCTTTTTTGGGAGTTCAATT AGTTATGAAAGCAGAGAAACTTATTAAAGAATCGACACGTCAAATGCTTTCTACTACAAAATTTAACAATCCACATGCAAGTAACTCCAGTACTCTACTTTGTTCTACAGCATCCTCCCAAatatctcaatttttttttattaacaaa ATCAAAACGTTATCAGACGACGAATGCTATATAGTATTAAAACGAAGACGAGAATTCGCGTTTTCTATGTCCATTGgtttttcttcaaattga
- the LOC128884392 gene encoding cyclin-dependent kinase 3-like isoform X2, with product MNSKKNYVSNVTIPSIKKRDGYVKLKLNYRCIQILGIHVALKHSRPEMQVNMSGGLAITAIREIALLRELKHPNIVELLDVIHCDNNLFLVFELCDTDLRHFMKQQADLLRVEKNQLNLINKPFLPLPKIKSITRQIVSALSFCHSRRIMHRDLKPQNILLNMNGCVAKLGDLGLARSFTDGAQLMTNEVVTLWYRAPELLLGDHHYTCSLDIWSLGCIIAEMFTGKPLFYGACETDTLLSVFQILGTPIEPPLLKDVHAKRNNVINHAIWKGVSKLSYYQNLFPQWTQNPSVTLKKIIPYASDSVLDLLIKLLQYDPKCRLPAREILKHPWFSEND from the exons atgaattcaaaaaaaaattatgtgtCAAACGTAACTATTCCCAGTATAAAAAAACGTGATGGTTATGTCaagctaaaattaaattaccgtTGTATCCAAATTTTAG GAATTCATGTTGCATTAAAGCATAGCAGACCGGAAATGCAAGTTAATATGAGCGGAGGTTTAGCTATCACAGCTATACGTGAAATTGCTCTTTTAAg GGAATTAAAACATCCCAATATTGTAGAACTTTTAGACGTGATTCACTGCGACAACAACCTGTTTCTTGTGTTTGAATTATGTGATACAGACCTTCGTCATTTTATGAAACAACAAGCAGATTTATTACGGGTTGAAAAAAATCAACTAAACTTGATAAATAAG CCTTTTCTTCCATTaccaaaaattaaatctattaCAAGACAAATTGTGTCAGCATTATCTTTTTGTCATAGCCGAAGAATCATGCATAGAGACTTAAAGCCACAAAATATACTATTAAACATGAATG gaTGCGTCGCCAAATTAGGTGACCTCGGGCTTGCCCGTTCGTTTACGGATGGCGCACAACTTATGACAAACGAAGTCGTCACGTTATG GTATAGAGCTCCAGAACTTTTACTGGGAGATCACCATTACACTTGTTCGCTAGATATATGGAGTCTTGGATGTATAATTGCCGAAATGTTTACCGGAAAGCCTTTATTTTATGGTGCCTGTGAAACGGATACTTTATTGtctgtttttcaaattttaggAACACCCATTGAACCACCACTTCTAAAGGATGTTCATGCGAAacgaaataatgttataaatcACGCTATATGGAAGGGAGTTTCAAAACTTTCGTATTATCAA AATCTATTTCCTCAATGGACACAAAATCCAAGCGttacattgaaaaaaattatccCTTATGCTAGTGATTCTGTGCTTGATCTATTAATCAA ACTCCTGCAATATGATCCTAAATGCCGTCTCCCTGCGCGAGAAATTCTTAAGCATCCCTGGTTTtcagaaaatgattaa
- the LOC128884392 gene encoding cyclin-dependent kinase 3-like isoform X3, producing the protein MNSKKNYVSNVTIPSEGTYGIVYEAIHTRTGIHVALKHSRPEMQVNMSGGLAITAIREIALLRELKHPNIVELLDVIHCDNNLFLVFELCDTDLRHFMKQQADLLRVEKNQLNLINKPFLPLPKIKSITRQIVSALSFCHSRRIMHRDLKPQNILLNMNGCVAKLGDLGLARSFTDGAQLMTNEVVTLWYRAPELLLGDHHYTCSLDIWSLGCIIAEMFTGKPLFYGACETDTLLSVFQILGTPIEPPLLKDVHAKRNNVINHAIWKGVSKLSYYQNLFPQWTQNPSVTLKKIIPYASDSVLDLLIKLLQYDPKCRLPAREILKHPWFSEND; encoded by the exons atgaattcaaaaaaaaattatgtgtCAAACGTAACTATTCCCA GTGAAGGAACATATGGAATAGTATATGAAGCAATTCATACGCGTACAGGAATTCATGTTGCATTAAAGCATAGCAGACCGGAAATGCAAGTTAATATGAGCGGAGGTTTAGCTATCACAGCTATACGTGAAATTGCTCTTTTAAg GGAATTAAAACATCCCAATATTGTAGAACTTTTAGACGTGATTCACTGCGACAACAACCTGTTTCTTGTGTTTGAATTATGTGATACAGACCTTCGTCATTTTATGAAACAACAAGCAGATTTATTACGGGTTGAAAAAAATCAACTAAACTTGATAAATAAG CCTTTTCTTCCATTaccaaaaattaaatctattaCAAGACAAATTGTGTCAGCATTATCTTTTTGTCATAGCCGAAGAATCATGCATAGAGACTTAAAGCCACAAAATATACTATTAAACATGAATG gaTGCGTCGCCAAATTAGGTGACCTCGGGCTTGCCCGTTCGTTTACGGATGGCGCACAACTTATGACAAACGAAGTCGTCACGTTATG GTATAGAGCTCCAGAACTTTTACTGGGAGATCACCATTACACTTGTTCGCTAGATATATGGAGTCTTGGATGTATAATTGCCGAAATGTTTACCGGAAAGCCTTTATTTTATGGTGCCTGTGAAACGGATACTTTATTGtctgtttttcaaattttaggAACACCCATTGAACCACCACTTCTAAAGGATGTTCATGCGAAacgaaataatgttataaatcACGCTATATGGAAGGGAGTTTCAAAACTTTCGTATTATCAA AATCTATTTCCTCAATGGACACAAAATCCAAGCGttacattgaaaaaaattatccCTTATGCTAGTGATTCTGTGCTTGATCTATTAATCAA ACTCCTGCAATATGATCCTAAATGCCGTCTCCCTGCGCGAGAAATTCTTAAGCATCCCTGGTTTtcagaaaatgattaa
- the LOC128884475 gene encoding uncharacterized protein LOC128884475, producing MFIVRFLEGRSNKVQSYKNEELIPLESPVDERTTLLESLLIGHDLEKIDQLSSLLVKEKTIQCSLLFQLWNGMVTKENILTDDGKIQKKSNIDLSVTLSESWIHGDSHESTTRSQWDIFRYIEGDTVFSICDLITPWQNNEYILEKIFYELKYLQNEKCKIFANFSQTNSDSLNNIMPLPVEIEDLNVQEWCNLLDKLNQISTSVANVSIPDYSKSICDLNKKQDELTFQFFYLKRRAKLPE from the exons atgtttattgtcCGTTTTTTGGAAGGCCGCTCTAACAAAGTGCAAtcttataaaaatgaagaactTATTCCACTTGAATCTCCTGTAGATGAAAGAACTACACTTTTAGAATCAC tgttaataggtcacgatttagaaaaaattgatcAATTAAGTTCTTTattagtaaaagaaaaaacaattcaatgttctttattatttcaattatggAATGGAATGGTAacgaaagaaaacattttaacaGATGacggaaaaattcaaaaaaaatcaaatattgatttaagTGTAACCCTATCGGAATCCTGGATTCATGGAGATAGTCACGAATCAACTACAAGGTCTCAATGggatatttttcgttatataGAAGGCGATACTGTATTTTCGATATGTGATTTAATTACACCTTGGCAAAACAACGAATATATTTTGgagaaaattttttatgaGCTAAAGTatttgcaaaatgaaaaatgtaaaatttttgcGAATTTTTCTCAAACAAATTCTGATTCCTTAAACAATATAATGCCGTTGCCGGTTGAAATAGAAGATTTAAATGTTCAAGAATGGTGTAATCTACTTGACAAATTGAATCAAATTTCCACTTCTGTCGCCAATGTTTCAATACCAGACTATTCTAAAAGTATTtgcgatttaaataaaaaacaagatGAACTTacatttcagtttttttatttaa aaagaagagcAAAGTTACCCGAATGA
- the LOC128884101 gene encoding uncharacterized protein LOC128884101 — translation MTVQVAIAPPTTLGTINDSKDSEEEFKNVFLNVNNVDFGEGSLYFYSDHIIWISYEKPDTLNITSNYYNVILHAICKDEEHPGRSSLYCQFDVEFDLVAALNGQSTQESDNESLSSQSQNTFAEVRFIPSSEEIVGILFKKFCTMSSLNPDIEQETSGDYTALDNHNRWYDQQYEINSDEFYATSSDEDDGKGET, via the exons ATGACTGTACAAGTAGCTATTGCCCCGCCAACAACATTAGGAACAATCAATGATTCTAAAGATTcagaagaagaatttaaaaatgtttttttgaaTGTAAACAACGTCGATTTTGGAGAAggttctctttatttttattctgatCA TATCATTTGGATTTCTTATGAGAAGCCTGATACACTCAACATTAcgtcaaattattataatgtgaTACTGCATGCTATATGTAAGGATGAAG AGCATCCTGGTCGATCCTCTTTGTATTGCCAATTCGATGTTGAATTTGACTTGGTGGCTGCTTTAAATGGACAATCTACACAAGAATCGGATAATGAATCTCTGTCGAGTCAATCACAAAACACTTTTGCGGAAGTTCGATTTATACCTTCAAGCGAAGA aattgTTGGtattctctttaaaaaattttgtacgatGTCAAGTTTAAATCCCGATATTGAACAAGAGACTTCTGGAGATTACACTGCTTTAGACaatcat AATCGTTGGTATGATCAACAGTATGAAATCAACAGCGACGAATTTTATGCTACAAGCTCAGATGAAGATGACGGGAAAGGAGAGACTTAA
- the LOC128884392 gene encoding cyclin-dependent kinase 3-like isoform X1 encodes MNSKKNYVSNVTIPSIKKRDGYVKLKLNYRCIQILGEGTYGIVYEAIHTRTGIHVALKHSRPEMQVNMSGGLAITAIREIALLRELKHPNIVELLDVIHCDNNLFLVFELCDTDLRHFMKQQADLLRVEKNQLNLINKPFLPLPKIKSITRQIVSALSFCHSRRIMHRDLKPQNILLNMNGCVAKLGDLGLARSFTDGAQLMTNEVVTLWYRAPELLLGDHHYTCSLDIWSLGCIIAEMFTGKPLFYGACETDTLLSVFQILGTPIEPPLLKDVHAKRNNVINHAIWKGVSKLSYYQNLFPQWTQNPSVTLKKIIPYASDSVLDLLIKLLQYDPKCRLPAREILKHPWFSEND; translated from the exons atgaattcaaaaaaaaattatgtgtCAAACGTAACTATTCCCAGTATAAAAAAACGTGATGGTTATGTCaagctaaaattaaattaccgtTGTATCCAAATTTTAGGTGAAGGAACATATGGAATAGTATATGAAGCAATTCATACGCGTACAGGAATTCATGTTGCATTAAAGCATAGCAGACCGGAAATGCAAGTTAATATGAGCGGAGGTTTAGCTATCACAGCTATACGTGAAATTGCTCTTTTAAg GGAATTAAAACATCCCAATATTGTAGAACTTTTAGACGTGATTCACTGCGACAACAACCTGTTTCTTGTGTTTGAATTATGTGATACAGACCTTCGTCATTTTATGAAACAACAAGCAGATTTATTACGGGTTGAAAAAAATCAACTAAACTTGATAAATAAG CCTTTTCTTCCATTaccaaaaattaaatctattaCAAGACAAATTGTGTCAGCATTATCTTTTTGTCATAGCCGAAGAATCATGCATAGAGACTTAAAGCCACAAAATATACTATTAAACATGAATG gaTGCGTCGCCAAATTAGGTGACCTCGGGCTTGCCCGTTCGTTTACGGATGGCGCACAACTTATGACAAACGAAGTCGTCACGTTATG GTATAGAGCTCCAGAACTTTTACTGGGAGATCACCATTACACTTGTTCGCTAGATATATGGAGTCTTGGATGTATAATTGCCGAAATGTTTACCGGAAAGCCTTTATTTTATGGTGCCTGTGAAACGGATACTTTATTGtctgtttttcaaattttaggAACACCCATTGAACCACCACTTCTAAAGGATGTTCATGCGAAacgaaataatgttataaatcACGCTATATGGAAGGGAGTTTCAAAACTTTCGTATTATCAA AATCTATTTCCTCAATGGACACAAAATCCAAGCGttacattgaaaaaaattatccCTTATGCTAGTGATTCTGTGCTTGATCTATTAATCAA ACTCCTGCAATATGATCCTAAATGCCGTCTCCCTGCGCGAGAAATTCTTAAGCATCCCTGGTTTtcagaaaatgattaa